A stretch of Calditrichia bacterium DNA encodes these proteins:
- the asnB gene encoding asparagine synthase (glutamine-hydrolyzing), which produces MCGIVGIYHFDTEKHVEQPILKRMNDAIEHRGPDDEGFFTQFNVGLAMRRLSIIDLSGGHQPIFSEDQQKVIVFNGEVYNFVDHRPKLVEKGYKFQTKTDTEVVLNMYQEHGLDFVKQLNGMFGLAIWDNTEKQLVLARDHIGIKPLYYYRDDEKVVFASEIKAILQHPDVKAELDMQGLSAFLKYGFTPAPFTMFKNIHKIPPAHFMRIRGRDIQITKYWDVAYRDKMTGSEEQIGEQLYDLLKSAVNYQLVSDVPLGAFLSGGIDSSGIVHLMKEIGTKTINTYCIGFGEGFDSYNELESASRFAKDYGTNHHEILVRPDVVDLFPKLIGHLDEPLADSSFLVTYLVSKLARETVTVILSGVGGDELFGGYRRYLQCANEQICEVDARLVSPQRGKTDG; this is translated from the coding sequence ATGTGCGGAATTGTTGGCATATACCATTTTGATACAGAAAAACACGTTGAGCAGCCGATCCTCAAACGGATGAACGACGCCATCGAGCATCGCGGACCGGATGACGAGGGATTTTTCACCCAGTTCAACGTCGGGTTGGCAATGCGGCGATTGAGCATCATCGACCTCAGTGGTGGGCACCAGCCGATTTTTAGCGAAGACCAGCAAAAGGTGATCGTGTTTAACGGCGAAGTGTATAATTTTGTGGATCATCGCCCGAAATTGGTTGAAAAAGGCTACAAGTTCCAGACAAAAACCGATACCGAAGTGGTGTTGAATATGTATCAGGAGCACGGGCTGGATTTTGTGAAACAGCTCAACGGCATGTTCGGTTTGGCAATTTGGGATAACACCGAAAAACAACTCGTGCTGGCGCGGGATCACATTGGCATCAAACCGCTGTATTATTATCGCGATGATGAAAAAGTGGTGTTCGCTTCCGAAATCAAAGCCATTTTGCAACACCCGGATGTGAAAGCAGAACTGGATATGCAGGGGCTCAGCGCATTTTTGAAATACGGATTTACACCTGCGCCGTTTACGATGTTCAAAAATATTCACAAAATTCCGCCTGCGCACTTTATGCGGATTCGCGGGCGTGATATCCAAATCACCAAATATTGGGATGTAGCCTATCGCGATAAAATGACGGGCAGCGAAGAACAAATCGGCGAACAACTGTATGATCTGCTGAAAAGTGCCGTGAATTATCAACTTGTTTCCGATGTGCCGCTCGGCGCATTTCTCAGTGGTGGCATCGATTCCAGCGGCATCGTGCATTTGATGAAAGAAATTGGCACGAAAACCATCAACACTTATTGCATCGGTTTTGGTGAGGGTTTCGATTCGTATAACGAATTGGAATCTGCAAGCCGCTTTGCGAAAGATTACGGCACCAATCACCACGAAATTCTGGTTCGTCCGGATGTGGTTGATTTATTCCCGAAGCTCATCGGGCATCTCGATGAACCGCTGGCGGATTCCTCTTTTCTGGTTACATACCTCGTTTCAAAATTGGCGCGGGAAACCGTCACCGTAATTCTTTCCGGAGTGGGCGGGGACGAGCTGTTTGGCGGCTATCGCCGATATTTACAATGTGCAAATGAACAAATATGTGAAGTTGATGCCCGTTTGGTTTCGCCGCAACGTGGTAAAACCGATGGTTAA
- a CDS encoding glycosyltransferase family 2 protein, whose amino-acid sequence MIVLEYIFWVLVVLLVYPYLIYPALLKLMIKLGLRAGEPQSDSSNLPRVTFMISAYNEEAVIDEKLRNTMALDYPADKFEVIVVSDACDDRTDDIVREWSAKDARIKLVRQNERRGKSAGLNHGVAAATGDVIVFSDANAMYKNDAIRELVKYFGDAKVGYVMGAALYNQSEGDTEATESEGLYWKFELLLKKLESEFYSVVGGDGAIYAIRKGLFFPLRDDDINDFVNPLQIVSKGYRGIFNEKAICYEDAAEEFGKEFKRKRRIANRSWRAVKRTIGSYGILRDAPFLWELVSHKVIRWFSMPMIILLFLITLALVIPSQNVFYTVALAAQIYMFAATFIGAKLDAQQQSIPKLIYLPYYFYLVYYAAMLGIWDERKGIKHAVWNHVRDAETVESAAKTANGATKQSGAATGNPAKASQN is encoded by the coding sequence ATGATTGTTCTCGAATACATTTTTTGGGTGCTGGTTGTGCTGCTGGTTTACCCGTATCTCATTTATCCGGCGTTGCTTAAGCTGATGATAAAATTGGGCTTACGCGCCGGTGAGCCGCAGTCTGATTCATCCAATTTGCCACGAGTTACCTTCATGATTTCCGCATATAACGAAGAAGCGGTGATCGATGAAAAATTGCGGAACACGATGGCGCTGGATTACCCCGCAGACAAATTCGAGGTGATTGTTGTTTCCGATGCCTGTGACGATCGCACGGATGACATCGTTCGGGAATGGTCTGCGAAAGATGCGCGCATCAAGCTCGTTCGCCAAAACGAACGGCGCGGCAAATCCGCCGGACTGAATCACGGTGTGGCTGCAGCAACCGGCGATGTGATCGTATTTTCCGATGCCAACGCCATGTATAAAAATGATGCCATTCGCGAACTCGTGAAATATTTTGGCGATGCCAAAGTCGGTTACGTGATGGGCGCTGCGCTTTACAACCAAAGCGAGGGCGATACCGAAGCCACCGAAAGCGAAGGCTTGTATTGGAAATTTGAGCTGTTGCTCAAAAAACTGGAGAGCGAATTTTATTCTGTTGTTGGCGGCGACGGCGCCATTTACGCGATTCGCAAAGGGCTGTTTTTTCCGCTGCGCGATGATGACATCAACGATTTTGTGAATCCGCTGCAAATTGTGTCAAAAGGCTATCGCGGCATTTTCAACGAAAAAGCGATTTGTTACGAAGACGCTGCAGAAGAATTTGGCAAAGAATTCAAACGAAAACGGCGAATCGCCAATCGCAGTTGGCGGGCGGTAAAACGAACCATCGGTTCGTACGGGATTTTACGGGATGCACCATTTCTGTGGGAATTGGTGTCGCACAAAGTGATTCGCTGGTTCAGTATGCCGATGATTATCCTATTGTTTTTGATAACTTTAGCTTTGGTGATTCCATCCCAAAATGTGTTTTACACCGTTGCGCTGGCGGCACAAATTTACATGTTTGCGGCAACGTTTATCGGCGCAAAACTGGATGCACAGCAACAATCGATTCCGAAATTAATCTATCTACCATACTATTTTTACCTCGTTTATTACGCAGCAATGCTCGGCATTTGGGACGAGCGGAAGGGAATCAAGCATGCAGTTTGGAATCATGTACGAGATGCTGAAACAGTTGAAAGCGCAGCAAAAACCGCAAATGGCGCAACAAAACAATCCGGCGCCGCAACCGGAAATCCGGCAAAAGCCTCGCAAAATTGA
- a CDS encoding T9SS type A sorting domain-containing protein, translating to MRANQSKVFWHDGYWWGLFHNSNEKRRAVYKFENGSWTEAYVFNTSLGTALYLDGFIDSQNDKLYVVDTRRSKFWRLDYDGSNGTWSTGVDNVTVTVNNSSDNVGCIVKANDGDIFIFTTDSGLKGWHSSDDGSNWTAFTIDGSLPGGLTDAVAFRYNNTDYVGILLAENSTPYDFRFYKLADSDSPTSSGNWNSETLNIGTDRADNHCSLIKDFDQNLYMIGKYTSGPTPLVLFERSSSTGNWTKYDVGVNFLPKGSGVDDILVEDGRPALSFDETNDKLYLFAQIGFFIKYATLDKGNLGNISNSNWSVVLQEGEDQFTDLSVSYQQLGSATDMMVLGSNNNSGEVWYNTIDLSFSASDPLIISEVNSTDNPDASYLEIYNTSGSVINLANYELRYYNNNSTSPTTQSLSGTILGYGYKVLAKNGSTYNSTYGGTADFTNSGFVFDGGKDGIALVNNNAGNLEKNGINKTNAVEVVDQFNDAGGEMESWSSGQLFERTRWPNDGSNIYLDYDRSRTTSAGTPGGTNDTSLPVLLSSFAATVENNRVNLQWATSAELDNFEWIIERRMNTDENFHEIGRMAGNGTTNERHEYDFLDAAVLEGNAYEYRLSNVDYSGQINQYPQIVRVNITAGSIEDFQLYANYPNPFNGETNIRFRIGEPTKTTLVVYDINGRVVKTIFSGELNQGEHIYRWDATDNLGNTVASGFYLVRLRTDNFYKSVKMILAR from the coding sequence ATGCGCGCTAATCAGAGCAAAGTTTTTTGGCATGATGGCTATTGGTGGGGATTATTCCACAATTCTAACGAGAAAAGAAGAGCCGTATATAAGTTTGAAAATGGAAGCTGGACAGAAGCTTACGTTTTCAACACTTCGTTGGGAACTGCATTGTATTTGGATGGATTCATCGATTCTCAAAACGATAAATTATACGTCGTCGATACCCGGCGATCAAAATTTTGGCGGTTGGATTATGACGGAAGCAATGGCACCTGGTCAACCGGTGTTGATAATGTTACCGTTACCGTAAATAACAGCTCAGATAACGTGGGGTGTATCGTTAAAGCGAACGATGGTGATATCTTTATTTTTACAACAGATTCCGGTTTAAAAGGGTGGCATAGCTCGGATGATGGAAGTAATTGGACAGCTTTTACGATTGATGGTTCATTGCCCGGCGGCCTAACAGATGCAGTTGCCTTTCGATATAATAACACAGATTATGTTGGAATTTTGCTTGCCGAAAACAGCACACCTTATGATTTCAGATTTTATAAACTGGCTGATAGTGACAGTCCAACAAGCAGCGGAAACTGGAATAGCGAAACACTAAATATCGGAACGGATCGCGCGGATAATCATTGCAGTTTGATCAAAGATTTTGATCAAAACTTATATATGATTGGCAAATACACCAGCGGGCCTACGCCACTTGTTTTGTTTGAGAGAAGTAGTTCTACCGGCAATTGGACTAAATATGATGTCGGTGTCAATTTCTTACCCAAAGGATCAGGCGTTGACGATATTTTGGTGGAAGACGGGCGCCCTGCACTCAGTTTCGATGAAACCAATGATAAGCTATACTTATTTGCCCAAATTGGTTTTTTTATTAAATATGCTACGCTGGATAAAGGAAATCTTGGAAATATCAGCAACTCAAACTGGTCAGTTGTTTTGCAAGAAGGCGAAGATCAGTTTACGGACTTGTCTGTTTCCTACCAGCAACTCGGAAGTGCAACAGATATGATGGTTCTTGGCTCAAATAATAATAGCGGAGAGGTCTGGTATAATACCATTGATTTGAGCTTTTCAGCATCGGATCCGCTCATTATTTCAGAAGTGAACAGTACCGATAATCCCGATGCTTCCTATCTCGAAATCTACAACACTTCCGGATCAGTTATCAATTTGGCAAATTACGAATTGCGGTATTACAATAACAATAGCACTTCTCCAACAACACAATCACTGAGTGGTACGATTTTAGGTTACGGATATAAAGTGCTCGCAAAAAACGGCTCAACATATAATTCGACGTACGGCGGAACGGCCGATTTTACAAATTCCGGTTTCGTCTTTGATGGCGGAAAAGACGGTATTGCATTGGTAAACAACAACGCCGGCAATCTCGAAAAAAACGGGATTAACAAAACCAACGCTGTCGAAGTTGTTGATCAATTCAATGATGCCGGTGGCGAGATGGAAAGCTGGTCTTCCGGGCAACTGTTTGAGCGCACCCGCTGGCCAAACGACGGCTCCAATATTTATCTTGATTATGATCGCTCCCGCACCACCAGCGCCGGAACCCCCGGCGGAACAAATGATACCAGCCTGCCGGTGCTGCTCAGCTCCTTTGCCGCAACGGTTGAAAATAACCGGGTAAATTTACAGTGGGCAACTTCCGCAGAGCTTGATAATTTTGAGTGGATCATCGAACGGCGAATGAACACAGACGAAAATTTCCACGAAATCGGGCGAATGGCCGGCAACGGAACCACCAACGAACGACATGAATACGACTTTCTGGATGCCGCGGTTCTCGAAGGCAATGCATACGAATATCGCCTCTCGAATGTGGATTACAGTGGGCAAATTAATCAATATCCCCAAATTGTCCGGGTGAACATCACTGCAGGCAGCATCGAAGATTTCCAATTGTATGCCAACTATCCCAACCCGTTCAACGGCGAAACCAACATTCGTTTCCGCATCGGCGAACCGACCAAAACCACACTGGTGGTTTACGATATCAACGGTCGGGTGGTGAAAACGATTTTCTCCGGCGAGTTGAATCAGGGCGAGCATATTTACAGATGGGATGCCACTGATAACCTTGGCAATACAGTCGCTTCGGGATTTTATCTCGTGCGATTGAGAACAGATAATTTCTATAAATCGGTAAAAATGATTTTGGCGCGCTAA
- a CDS encoding nucleotide sugar dehydrogenase, translating into MKIAVFGLGYVGCISAACFARAGHKVTGVDVSEDKVNIINDAKSPIIEPGLEDILSSVVKSGQLHATTNFKEAVANSDISLVCVGTPSAKNGSVTLDYIYRVAQQIGEALRDVDHYHVFVIRSTVPPGTHERCLQIIAEASGKKAGEHFGACSNPEFLREGSALKDFYNPPYTIIGEMDEKSGQYLAEIYSHLDAPLVRTDVKVAEMVKYANNTFHALKVAFGNEMGTICKAEGVDSHKLMDIFCMDTKLNLSPYYLKPGFAFGGSCLPKDVRALTYRGRDNDLDLPLLNSIMPSNQSHIERSIEQVIDSGKKKVGVLGLSFKGNTDDLRESPMVDVVERLIGKGYDLKIYDKNVHLARLFGANKEYINNKIPHISSLMVAEMQDVVDHAEVLVIGNHSPEFKELVQTLEGDKLVIDYVRIVKELDSIKTKYDGLAW; encoded by the coding sequence ATGAAAATTGCTGTATTTGGATTAGGCTATGTTGGCTGCATTTCTGCAGCATGTTTTGCTCGCGCAGGGCATAAAGTTACCGGTGTGGATGTAAGTGAAGACAAAGTGAACATCATCAACGATGCCAAAAGCCCGATTATTGAGCCGGGTCTGGAGGACATCCTGTCCAGCGTGGTAAAATCCGGACAGCTTCACGCGACGACAAATTTTAAAGAAGCCGTCGCAAATTCAGATATTTCATTGGTTTGCGTGGGCACGCCGAGCGCAAAAAACGGCAGCGTTACGCTGGATTACATTTATCGCGTGGCGCAGCAGATTGGCGAGGCTTTGCGAGATGTCGATCATTATCACGTGTTCGTAATTCGCAGCACGGTGCCGCCGGGAACCCATGAACGTTGTCTGCAAATTATCGCGGAAGCATCCGGCAAAAAAGCCGGCGAACATTTTGGGGCATGCTCCAATCCGGAATTTTTGCGCGAAGGTTCTGCGCTAAAAGATTTTTACAATCCGCCTTACACAATTATTGGTGAAATGGACGAAAAAAGCGGTCAATATCTGGCGGAAATTTACAGCCATCTTGATGCACCGCTGGTTCGCACCGATGTAAAAGTTGCGGAAATGGTCAAGTATGCCAACAACACATTCCATGCGCTGAAAGTGGCGTTCGGCAACGAAATGGGCACCATCTGCAAAGCGGAAGGCGTGGACAGCCACAAGCTGATGGACATTTTCTGCATGGATACCAAACTGAATCTCTCGCCGTATTACCTGAAACCGGGATTCGCATTTGGCGGCTCATGTTTGCCCAAAGATGTGCGCGCGCTAACTTATCGCGGACGTGACAACGATCTGGATTTGCCGCTGCTCAATTCGATCATGCCGAGCAACCAAAGCCACATCGAACGGTCGATCGAACAAGTTATCGATTCCGGCAAAAAGAAAGTTGGCGTGTTGGGACTGAGCTTCAAAGGCAACACGGACGATTTGCGCGAAAGCCCGATGGTGGATGTTGTTGAGCGCCTCATCGGAAAAGGATACGATCTCAAAATTTACGATAAGAATGTGCACCTCGCCCGGCTGTTTGGCGCGAATAAAGAATATATCAACAACAAAATTCCCCACATTTCCAGCCTGATGGTTGCGGAAATGCAAGACGTTGTGGATCACGCCGAAGTGCTGGTGATCGGCAACCACAGCCCGGAATTTAAAGAGCTGGTGCAAACGCTGGAAGGCGATAAATTGGTGATCGATTACGTCCGCATCGTCAAAGAACTGGATAGCATCAAAACCAAATACGACGGTTTGGCGTGGTAA
- a CDS encoding asparagine synthase, whose protein sequence is MPVWFRRNVVKPMVNRLPVDRNSTVLNYFRLAKAYFNTADMALQQQYGEYTSVFKDDFRSQLALENRDVPDFYDQYFDGCDSDELLDKIMYFDLKTSLPEQLLMLSDKMTMTVSLEGRVPYLDYRVVEFAARIPSNLKLNGFKLRHIQKQIFRNKFPDYVFEQKKKGFGAPVGVWIREELRDMCYDLLGSSYIQKQGIFNPKIVQETLDDHFGMKEDYTDNLLALIAFQIWYEQYLA, encoded by the coding sequence ATGCCCGTTTGGTTTCGCCGCAACGTGGTAAAACCGATGGTTAACCGGTTGCCGGTCGATCGCAACAGCACGGTGCTCAATTATTTCCGGCTGGCGAAAGCGTATTTCAATACGGCGGATATGGCGTTGCAACAACAATACGGCGAATACACCTCCGTTTTCAAAGATGATTTCCGGTCGCAACTCGCGTTGGAAAATCGCGATGTGCCCGATTTTTATGATCAATATTTTGACGGCTGCGACTCGGATGAACTGCTCGATAAAATCATGTATTTCGATTTGAAAACATCGTTGCCGGAACAATTACTGATGCTCAGCGACAAAATGACCATGACCGTTTCGCTGGAAGGGCGGGTGCCGTATCTGGATTATCGCGTGGTGGAATTTGCGGCGCGAATTCCCTCCAATTTGAAATTGAACGGATTCAAACTTCGGCACATCCAAAAACAGATTTTCCGCAACAAATTCCCGGATTACGTGTTCGAACAAAAGAAAAAAGGTTTTGGCGCGCCGGTTGGTGTGTGGATTCGCGAAGAACTTCGCGATATGTGTTACGATTTGCTCGGCAGCAGCTACATCCAAAAACAAGGTATTTTCAACCCGAAAATTGTGCAGGAAACCCTGGATGACCATTTTGGGATGAAAGAAGATTATACAGACAACCTGTTGGCGCTCATCGCATTCCAGATTTGGTATGAGCAATATCTGGCGTAA
- a CDS encoding T9SS type A sorting domain-containing protein, translating to MNDSLSRHSVRICCQICFAICFWLATANAQTTGREIPGVAKQTLRSNQSKVFWHDGFWWGLFVKSGDGSNRYIYKYDNGNWVESFLYDNSLDEVSYVDGYIESKLDLLFIVDTAQSRFWRLEYNNSTKNWSLGVGPVAVTTTSNNNHAGCITRANNGRLFIFTSNTANSLQGQFSDDNGATWQFFDILNELNSRSMTDAVAFRDQQNDYIGLVLGENSNSPEFRFFKLKDGDDPAIPGNWVEEGLNYGYPEFTGDNHVSIIKDFEQNLYLVGKYGGLSPAGVTFALFRRSISDGNWSVFNVQAPGGTRPALSLDETNDKLYIFATLNNSIQYVALDRNSLRDIVTSDWIPIIQHDTDGFNDLSVSYQQLTATSDVMVIAANDSAGSVWCNILPLNAENAHPLVISEVNSAGNIDASFVEIYNTTALAINLTGYSMIYSDDDNPSPATQALSGTIDGFGYKVICRNATAFAAEYDITPDFTNPGFTFDGGSDGIALIADDLSTAIDYFNAHGNAKPEWSPRQLFERNLIPNNGENIYIDYNRSGIAGAGTPRAPNLTNRPAVLTSFSATVADSRVNLHWVSAAESGNLEWIIDRRESTEPEFREIGRMPGVGDIAKVSEYDYPDGAIFSNSSYEYRLSSIDSDGQKIAYRQIVRVVIAAGSIEDFQLYANYPNPFNNETNIRFRVGELLQARLIVYDINGQAVKTLFSGELNPGEHIYRWNSTDNFGNTVASGFYLVRLRTDNFTKTIKMILAR from the coding sequence ATGAACGACAGCTTATCCCGCCATAGCGTTCGCATTTGTTGCCAAATATGTTTCGCCATCTGTTTTTGGCTTGCAACAGCAAACGCGCAAACCACCGGTCGGGAAATTCCGGGTGTTGCCAAACAAACCCTGCGTTCAAACCAAAGCAAAGTGTTTTGGCATGACGGGTTTTGGTGGGGACTTTTTGTGAAATCCGGCGACGGTAGCAATCGCTATATTTACAAATACGATAACGGAAATTGGGTTGAATCCTTTTTATATGATAACAGCCTGGATGAGGTATCGTATGTTGATGGCTATATCGAATCGAAACTCGATCTGCTGTTTATTGTGGATACGGCACAATCCCGTTTTTGGCGGCTGGAATACAATAATAGCACCAAAAACTGGTCGCTCGGGGTTGGCCCGGTTGCAGTTACGACGACTTCAAATAACAATCATGCCGGATGCATAACCCGCGCAAACAATGGCAGATTATTCATTTTTACATCAAATACTGCAAATTCATTGCAGGGTCAATTCAGCGATGACAACGGCGCCACCTGGCAATTTTTTGATATTTTGAACGAATTGAATTCCCGGAGCATGACCGATGCAGTGGCCTTTCGCGATCAACAAAATGATTATATCGGTTTGGTTCTTGGCGAAAACAGCAACTCACCCGAATTCCGGTTTTTCAAATTGAAAGATGGCGATGATCCGGCAATTCCCGGTAACTGGGTAGAAGAAGGTTTAAACTATGGATATCCAGAATTTACCGGCGATAACCACGTTAGCATCATCAAAGATTTTGAGCAGAATTTGTATCTGGTCGGGAAGTATGGCGGGCTAAGCCCGGCCGGCGTTACGTTTGCGTTGTTCCGGCGCAGCATCAGCGATGGCAACTGGTCCGTGTTCAATGTTCAGGCGCCCGGTGGAACCCGCCCGGCGTTAAGTTTGGATGAAACCAATGACAAATTATACATCTTTGCAACGTTGAACAACAGCATCCAATACGTTGCGTTGGACCGAAACAGCCTCAGAGATATTGTAACCTCAGACTGGATTCCCATCATTCAGCACGATACGGACGGATTTAATGACCTTTCCGTATCGTATCAGCAGTTGACCGCAACCAGCGATGTAATGGTTATCGCCGCGAACGATAGTGCCGGCAGTGTATGGTGTAACATCCTGCCGCTGAATGCCGAAAATGCTCACCCGCTGGTAATTTCCGAAGTTAACAGCGCGGGAAATATCGATGCTTCATTTGTGGAAATTTACAACACCACTGCATTAGCGATAAACCTTACCGGATATTCGATGATCTATTCAGATGACGATAACCCGTCCCCGGCAACCCAGGCTTTGAGTGGCACGATTGATGGATTCGGTTACAAAGTAATCTGCCGGAATGCCACCGCTTTCGCAGCTGAATATGATATCACTCCCGATTTCACAAATCCGGGATTTACGTTTGATGGCGGAAGTGACGGCATTGCGTTGATAGCTGATGATCTATCCACCGCTATCGACTATTTCAATGCGCACGGAAACGCAAAGCCGGAATGGTCACCGCGACAACTGTTCGAGCGAAACCTGATACCCAACAATGGCGAAAATATTTATATCGATTACAACCGTTCCGGCATAGCCGGTGCCGGAACGCCGAGAGCACCGAATCTCACCAATCGTCCGGCGGTGCTCACTTCTTTTTCTGCAACTGTGGCGGATAGCCGGGTAAACCTGCATTGGGTCAGCGCAGCGGAATCGGGAAATCTGGAATGGATTATCGATCGTCGTGAAAGCACCGAACCCGAATTTCGGGAAATCGGGCGGATGCCCGGTGTTGGCGATATCGCCAAAGTGAGCGAATATGACTATCCGGATGGCGCAATTTTCAGCAATAGCAGCTACGAATACCGTTTATCCAGCATCGATTCCGATGGACAAAAAATTGCCTATCGCCAAATTGTCCGGGTCGTTATCGCGGCGGGCAGCATCGAAGATTTCCAATTGTATGCCAACTATCCCAATCCGTTCAATAACGAAACCAATATTCGTTTCCGCGTTGGCGAGTTGCTACAAGCCCGGTTGATAGTTTACGACATCAACGGACAGGCGGTGAAAACCCTTTTCTCCGGTGAACTGAATCCGGGTGAGCATATTTACAGATGGAATTCGACCGATAACTTTGGCAATACAGTCGCTTCGGGCTTTTATCTCGTGCGATTGCGAACAGATAATTTCACCAAAACGATCAAAATGATTTTAGCCAGATAA
- a CDS encoding polysaccharide deacetylase family protein codes for MKQQLSLIIKKLFLQIGVYGLIRKFSPNQNISILRYHAIVSPEDNFYTSPPIALSAVEFEAHVRYFAKYYTVLSLDEAVDIVRSGQTPPPNSVVFTFDDGYLDNLEAARLLNKYGANGTFYVVTEVMGRKTRFWLAEVTYLILKTGKPELSITAADETFHFTLSDTSSRWKAIRTLVRLIKSNNRAVRDAVISQLVEQLGSDQLLQEVTDLMLDWSQVKQMHEMGMVIAAHTLSHLNLPNADPEDAQKEISGAKAELEKQLGKPCRHFSYPNSGPYEYFNERIRQYVIDAGFDSSCTSNQGFFHPQSDVFAIDRVRTVPELAEVIHGMEWERISGANK; via the coding sequence ATGAAACAACAGCTATCACTTATCATCAAAAAATTGTTTCTGCAAATTGGCGTTTACGGTTTGATCCGTAAATTTTCGCCAAATCAAAACATTTCAATTTTGCGATACCATGCGATAGTTTCTCCGGAAGATAATTTTTACACATCGCCGCCGATTGCGCTTTCCGCAGTTGAATTTGAGGCGCACGTCCGTTATTTTGCAAAATATTACACCGTGCTATCGCTGGACGAAGCTGTGGACATCGTTCGCAGCGGACAAACGCCGCCGCCAAACAGCGTGGTTTTCACATTTGATGACGGTTATCTCGATAATTTGGAAGCCGCGCGACTTTTGAACAAATATGGTGCGAACGGCACATTTTACGTTGTCACGGAAGTAATGGGGCGCAAAACACGGTTTTGGCTGGCAGAAGTGACCTATTTGATATTGAAAACCGGAAAACCCGAATTATCGATAACCGCTGCGGATGAAACGTTTCACTTTACATTGAGCGATACATCATCGCGCTGGAAGGCGATTCGCACACTGGTGCGACTGATCAAATCGAACAATCGCGCCGTTCGCGATGCGGTGATATCGCAACTGGTCGAGCAGCTTGGCAGCGATCAGTTGCTGCAGGAAGTTACCGATTTGATGCTCGATTGGTCGCAAGTAAAGCAAATGCATGAGATGGGAATGGTGATTGCCGCACACACGCTGTCCCATTTAAATTTGCCAAACGCAGATCCCGAAGATGCACAAAAAGAAATCTCCGGCGCAAAAGCAGAACTCGAAAAACAGCTTGGCAAACCGTGTCGCCATTTTTCCTATCCCAACAGCGGCCCGTACGAATATTTTAATGAACGTATTCGCCAATATGTTATCGATGCGGGATTCGACAGCTCCTGCACTTCAAATCAGGGATTTTTTCATCCCCAGAGTGATGTGTTCGCTATCGACCGGGTACGCACCGTGCCGGAACTTGCCGAAGTTATTCATGGAATGGAGTGGGAGCGCATTTCCGGCGCGAATAAATAA